Proteins from a genomic interval of Ignavibacteriales bacterium:
- a CDS encoding Gfo/Idh/MocA family oxidoreductase, whose amino-acid sequence MNSRRNFLKKAALGTAGLAIGLNAKSYARILGANDRVNFAVIGLHGRGYAHLECIRQNKGAMVTHVCDVDRNELDKFAAATEKSFNQAPVKEKDFRKILESKDVDVITIATPEHWQAHIAIMGLKAGKHVYVEKPSSHDPHEGELLVAAQKKYGKLVQLGNQQRSSEHTIEIMKRIKEGVIGRPYYGKAWYINTRKSIGVGKEVQVPDYLDWDLWQGPAPRRPYKDNIHPYNWHWFWHWGTGETLNNGTHEVDLCRWALGVGFPNTVTASGGRFHYKDDWEFYDTLVTSYEYDDSMITWECLSCQGKSHHNRDRGVTIHGTQGTVLLDRGGYEIYDLKDKMLEERKASRASTTQDVRSIDTMTTNHFGNLISGIRDGEKLHSPIAEVNTSVAVLQLSNIAWKVKRTLHLDKQNGHILDDPKAAELRVREYQKGWELKV is encoded by the coding sequence ATGAACTCTCGCCGCAATTTTCTGAAGAAAGCCGCACTCGGTACCGCCGGTCTCGCAATCGGGCTCAATGCCAAGAGTTATGCACGGATACTTGGCGCAAATGACAGGGTGAACTTCGCTGTGATCGGACTGCACGGAAGAGGATATGCGCATCTCGAGTGTATCCGGCAGAACAAGGGAGCGATGGTTACCCACGTCTGCGACGTTGACAGGAATGAACTTGACAAGTTCGCCGCTGCCACGGAAAAGAGCTTTAACCAGGCCCCTGTGAAGGAAAAGGACTTCAGGAAGATCCTGGAGTCGAAGGATGTCGATGTCATCACGATCGCGACACCGGAACACTGGCAGGCACACATCGCAATCATGGGCCTGAAGGCCGGCAAGCATGTGTACGTTGAAAAACCCTCAAGCCATGATCCTCACGAAGGTGAGCTTCTGGTTGCTGCTCAGAAGAAGTATGGCAAACTTGTCCAGCTGGGAAACCAGCAACGCTCTTCCGAACATACGATCGAGATCATGAAGAGGATCAAGGAAGGCGTCATCGGCAGACCCTACTACGGCAAAGCCTGGTATATCAATACGCGGAAGTCGATAGGCGTCGGAAAGGAAGTGCAGGTGCCCGACTATCTGGACTGGGACCTCTGGCAGGGCCCGGCCCCACGACGGCCATACAAAGACAATATTCATCCCTACAATTGGCACTGGTTCTGGCACTGGGGAACAGGAGAGACGCTGAACAACGGTACACACGAAGTAGATCTTTGCCGATGGGCGCTTGGTGTCGGTTTTCCCAACACCGTCACTGCTTCCGGCGGGAGATTTCATTACAAAGACGACTGGGAATTCTACGATACGCTCGTGACCAGCTATGAATACGACGATTCAATGATCACATGGGAATGCCTCAGCTGCCAGGGGAAGAGCCATCACAACCGCGACCGCGGTGTCACAATCCATGGAACGCAAGGGACGGTGCTCCTTGATCGCGGCGGTTACGAAATCTACGATCTCAAAGACAAGATGCTGGAAGAACGGAAGGCTTCACGCGCCAGTACCACTCAGGATGTTCGCAGCATCGATACCATGACCACGAACCATTTTGGAAACCTGATTAGCGGGATCCGCGACGGAGAGAAACTCCACTCGCCGATTGCCGAAGTAAACACCAGTGTGGCGGTCCTCCAACTCTCCAACATTGCCTGGAAGGTGAAGCGGACCCTTCACCTCGACAAGCAGAATGGTCACATTCTGGACGATCCGAAGGCGGCCGAACTCCGGGTACGCGAGTACCAGAAGGGTTGGGAGCTGAAGGTATAG
- a CDS encoding nitric-oxide reductase large subunit, translating to MKKLWILFWSVIAFGFAVLGWAGWRIYQEKPPLPAAVVTTDGRVIISEGEVSDGQNVWQAMGGMELGSVWGHGSYVAPDWTADWLHRECIFILNSWSNEKYGKEYTALDGENQSMLQSRLQELMRTNTYDASTGKITIEPVRARAIEANTRHFSQVFSEGNDHYAIPQGAVSDPAKLRQISAFFFWTSWAASTNRPGDDITYTSNWPHEELVNNRPTPDAVVWTGVSIILLLAGIGGMVWYHASRPAAPAPDSLPASDPLFGTRPTPSQRATLKYFWTVSALILVQIGMGVVTAHYGVEGGGFYGIPLSKWIPYVLSRTWHVQLGIFWIATAWLAAGLYIVPVVCGNEPNRQKLGVDVLFGALLLVVVGSFVGEALSIHNKLSGDWWFYLGHQGYEYVDLGRVWQIALSGGLAFWVFLVARGIVPAIRRGDEHKSILMLFLIATVAIGGFYFAGLMWGQRTNLSIVEYWRWWVVHLWVEGFFEVFATVVIIFMFTRLKLIRPATGSAAVLLSSAIYLAGGIIGTLHHLYFSGTPTAVLALGAVFSALEVVPLVLAGFEAWENVRLSRSAEWVSRYKWPVYFFISVAFWNMVGAGLFGFMINPPIALYYMQGLNTTPLHGHAALFGVYGMLGIGLMLFCLRILWVQDEWKEKMLGFSFWSLNVGLMAMVVISLLPVGLLQTWASVKYGYWYARSAEFLATPVVQSFKWSRVFGDTIFAIGSLALVLFVVGLVTGHSLKKK from the coding sequence ATGAAAAAGCTGTGGATACTCTTTTGGTCCGTTATTGCGTTCGGATTTGCCGTTCTGGGATGGGCCGGATGGCGGATATACCAGGAGAAGCCCCCCTTGCCGGCGGCCGTAGTCACGACCGATGGGAGAGTGATCATATCCGAGGGGGAGGTCTCAGATGGACAAAATGTATGGCAGGCAATGGGAGGAATGGAACTGGGTTCAGTGTGGGGGCATGGCAGCTATGTGGCACCGGACTGGACGGCCGACTGGCTCCATCGCGAGTGTATCTTCATTCTGAACTCCTGGTCGAACGAAAAGTACGGAAAGGAATACACTGCACTTGATGGAGAGAATCAATCAATGCTGCAAAGTCGCTTGCAGGAATTGATGAGGACGAACACGTACGATGCTTCCACCGGCAAGATCACCATTGAACCTGTTCGAGCGAGGGCCATTGAAGCGAACACGCGGCACTTCTCCCAGGTCTTCTCTGAGGGGAATGATCACTATGCAATTCCGCAGGGAGCGGTCAGCGATCCGGCGAAACTGAGGCAGATCTCGGCTTTCTTTTTTTGGACGTCGTGGGCTGCTTCAACGAACCGTCCGGGAGACGATATCACTTATACGAGCAACTGGCCGCATGAGGAACTCGTCAACAATCGGCCCACACCTGATGCAGTCGTTTGGACTGGTGTGAGCATCATCCTGCTGCTTGCAGGAATCGGCGGCATGGTGTGGTATCACGCTTCGCGACCTGCGGCGCCGGCGCCGGATTCGTTACCCGCTTCCGATCCGTTGTTCGGCACACGACCGACTCCATCGCAACGTGCAACCCTGAAGTACTTTTGGACTGTCTCCGCCCTCATCCTAGTACAAATCGGCATGGGGGTTGTGACGGCTCACTATGGCGTTGAAGGGGGAGGGTTTTATGGTATTCCGTTGAGCAAATGGATTCCTTATGTCTTGTCGAGAACATGGCATGTGCAACTGGGTATCTTCTGGATCGCGACGGCGTGGCTCGCAGCCGGGCTGTATATTGTCCCTGTCGTCTGCGGAAACGAGCCGAACCGACAGAAACTCGGCGTCGATGTTCTGTTCGGGGCTCTTCTTCTGGTAGTCGTCGGCTCATTCGTCGGCGAAGCGCTCAGCATCCACAACAAGTTGTCGGGTGACTGGTGGTTCTACCTCGGGCATCAGGGGTACGAGTATGTCGATCTTGGAAGAGTGTGGCAGATCGCACTGTCCGGAGGGCTTGCATTCTGGGTCTTCCTTGTCGCCCGCGGAATCGTTCCCGCGATCAGGCGAGGCGATGAGCACAAATCGATCCTCATGTTGTTCCTCATTGCGACGGTCGCCATCGGCGGTTTCTACTTTGCCGGGCTGATGTGGGGACAGCGCACAAACCTGAGCATCGTGGAATATTGGCGCTGGTGGGTGGTCCACCTCTGGGTGGAAGGGTTCTTTGAAGTCTTCGCGACGGTGGTGATCATTTTCATGTTTACGCGATTGAAGTTGATTCGTCCTGCGACCGGAAGTGCGGCCGTCCTCCTCTCGTCCGCGATCTATCTCGCCGGCGGCATCATCGGGACGCTCCACCATCTGTACTTCTCAGGAACGCCGACAGCCGTGCTGGCGCTTGGCGCTGTCTTTAGCGCGCTGGAGGTCGTCCCGCTCGTGCTTGCCGGATTTGAGGCCTGGGAGAACGTCAGACTTTCCCGGTCTGCGGAATGGGTCAGCAGGTACAAATGGCCTGTCTATTTCTTTATCTCCGTGGCGTTCTGGAACATGGTCGGAGCCGGACTGTTCGGCTTCATGATCAATCCGCCGATCGCTCTGTATTATATGCAAGGGCTCAATACGACACCGTTGCATGGACACGCCGCGCTCTTTGGAGTCTATGGAATGCTTGGGATAGGACTCATGCTTTTCTGTCTGAGAATCCTCTGGGTTCAGGACGAATGGAAAGAGAAGATGCTTGGATTCTCCTTCTGGTCGTTGAACGTCGGCCTGATGGCGATGGTTGTCATAAGCCTTCTCCCGGTAGGGTTACTCCAGACGTGGGCATCTGTGAAATACGGTTACTGGTACGCACGGAGCGCCGAATTTCTGGCCACGCCGGTCGTGCAGTCATTCAAGTGGTCGAGAGTCTTTGGTGACACGATCTTTGCGATCGGCTCACTTGCGCTGGTCCTGTTTGTGGTGGGATTGGTGACGGGGCATTCGTTGAAGAAGAAGTGA
- a CDS encoding sugar phosphate isomerase/epimerase, giving the protein MRHSRRNFLKLAGLSTAIGSLPLSAVFPKVKSADKAPILFTLGIASYTFRSFTLDQAIEMTKRLGITKLTLKDMHLPVKSTEEEIKAGLEKMKAAGVELSSCGVVYMTTEEEVRRAFAYAKAAGIRMLVGVPEEPLLPLAERMVKETDISLAIHNHGPTDKRYPSPESAYKLIAKMDKRMGLCIDVGHTRRLGVDPADDVERFFDRLLDVHMKDVSDAEAKGTTVECGRGVIDIPKLLKTLVKLKYAGALHFEHEKDQKDPLPGVAESVGYVRGVLATL; this is encoded by the coding sequence ATGCGTCATTCTCGCCGCAACTTTCTAAAACTTGCAGGTCTCTCAACAGCAATCGGCTCGCTCCCATTGTCCGCGGTCTTCCCCAAAGTGAAGAGCGCAGACAAAGCTCCCATTCTGTTCACTCTGGGCATCGCGTCATATACATTCCGATCCTTCACGCTCGATCAGGCGATCGAAATGACGAAAAGGCTCGGGATCACGAAGTTGACTCTGAAAGACATGCACCTGCCTGTCAAGAGCACTGAAGAGGAAATCAAGGCCGGTCTTGAGAAAATGAAGGCCGCAGGTGTCGAGCTTTCGTCGTGTGGCGTGGTGTATATGACGACGGAGGAGGAAGTTCGCAGAGCATTTGCATACGCAAAGGCGGCAGGTATCAGAATGTTGGTCGGTGTTCCGGAAGAACCACTGCTTCCCCTCGCGGAGCGTATGGTCAAGGAGACAGATATCTCTCTCGCGATACACAATCATGGTCCTACGGACAAGCGCTATCCCAGTCCCGAGAGCGCCTACAAGCTCATCGCCAAAATGGACAAACGGATGGGACTGTGTATCGATGTCGGACACACGCGGCGGCTGGGAGTCGATCCGGCTGACGATGTGGAGCGCTTTTTTGACAGGCTCCTTGACGTCCACATGAAGGACGTCAGCGATGCCGAAGCAAAAGGAACGACGGTCGAATGCGGGCGCGGAGTCATCGACATTCCCAAACTGCTGAAGACTCTTGTGAAACTGAAGTACGCCGGCGCACTTCATTTCGAGCACGAAAAGGATCAGAAGGACCCGCTGCCGGGTGTCGCGGAATCGGTTGGATATGTAAGAGGCGTCCTGGCAACACTCTAA
- a CDS encoding aldehyde ferredoxin oxidoreductase family protein, producing MSLKNRGYADNVLRVNLTKRSCTTERIDPHIAKLLLGGKGIGAYYLYKESVPHADPLSPENPFIFVVGPLTGTSAPTSGRFGVVTKSPATHTFLDSYCGGFFGQTMKFAGYDAIIIEGAASEPVTLVIDNDHVHLEDAKDLWGTTTAEAAKRLKAKHGEGFQTVVIGPAGERLVPISGIFNDERTAGRGGAGAVLGSKKLKGIALRGTGSVQVFNPAEFDEATWVAYRMLRMSNQIKRMNEDGTANILGLVNAAGALPTRNFQEGQFEHSNEMTGEAWRKEYWTRSIGCYGCPIYCSKIAYAKTRDIAIDGPDFETIWAMGVNCGITDKEAVIYSNFLCDLYGIDTISVGNIVGFVMEMYQRNMISSTDLDGVKAEWGSGDALVALTEKIAKGEGVGLLLQNGVREISKHYPGSEDFAMQVKGLELPAYHPNAAQGIGLSYAVSDRGGCHLRGSPLAEILGGADPLATEGKAELFKTNQFDTSIIDALILCYFVKFGITLKEILQMVNPCTGFEYKSPRDLEHVGERMTVLARLFSTREGFTSREDTLPKRALAEPMTSGPAKGHVLELGKLRSEYYGLMGWTENGIPTEKRLVELGLKEIAEG from the coding sequence ATGAGTCTTAAGAACAGGGGATATGCCGACAATGTGCTGCGAGTCAATTTGACGAAACGGAGTTGTACGACGGAACGCATTGACCCGCATATCGCAAAACTGCTGCTGGGCGGCAAAGGGATCGGAGCATACTATCTGTACAAAGAGTCCGTGCCTCACGCCGATCCACTTTCTCCCGAGAATCCCTTCATCTTCGTGGTTGGACCGCTCACAGGCACCAGCGCACCAACTTCGGGGAGGTTCGGCGTCGTGACAAAGAGCCCGGCGACGCACACCTTCCTCGACTCGTATTGCGGAGGATTCTTCGGTCAAACGATGAAGTTCGCAGGCTATGACGCGATCATCATCGAAGGCGCTGCGAGCGAACCCGTCACGCTTGTCATCGACAATGACCACGTCCATCTTGAAGACGCGAAGGACTTGTGGGGAACAACGACAGCCGAAGCGGCCAAGCGTCTCAAGGCGAAGCACGGTGAAGGATTCCAAACCGTTGTGATCGGTCCGGCGGGCGAACGGCTGGTGCCAATCTCCGGGATTTTCAATGACGAGCGGACTGCCGGCAGAGGCGGAGCAGGGGCTGTTCTTGGCTCGAAAAAGCTCAAGGGAATTGCCCTCAGAGGCACAGGGTCCGTGCAAGTCTTCAATCCGGCGGAGTTTGACGAAGCCACGTGGGTTGCTTACCGGATGCTTCGTATGTCGAACCAAATCAAACGGATGAACGAGGACGGCACGGCCAACATCCTGGGTCTCGTGAACGCGGCGGGCGCATTGCCGACACGCAATTTCCAGGAAGGTCAGTTCGAACACAGCAATGAAATGACCGGGGAGGCGTGGCGCAAAGAATACTGGACCCGCTCCATCGGGTGCTATGGCTGTCCGATTTATTGTTCAAAGATCGCCTACGCGAAAACACGCGACATCGCAATCGATGGACCCGACTTCGAAACGATTTGGGCGATGGGGGTGAATTGCGGCATCACGGACAAGGAAGCTGTTATCTATTCCAATTTCTTGTGCGATCTGTACGGGATCGATACCATCAGCGTCGGCAACATCGTAGGGTTTGTGATGGAGATGTATCAAAGGAACATGATTTCCTCGACAGACCTCGATGGGGTCAAAGCCGAGTGGGGGAGCGGCGATGCGCTTGTTGCTTTGACAGAGAAGATCGCAAAAGGCGAGGGGGTCGGACTGCTGCTGCAGAACGGTGTCCGCGAAATCAGCAAGCACTATCCCGGCAGTGAAGACTTCGCGATGCAAGTGAAGGGACTGGAGTTGCCGGCCTACCATCCGAATGCGGCGCAAGGGATCGGATTGAGCTACGCAGTGTCTGACCGTGGTGGCTGTCATCTCCGCGGCTCGCCGCTGGCGGAGATCCTTGGCGGGGCAGACCCGTTGGCGACGGAAGGGAAAGCGGAGCTCTTCAAGACAAACCAATTCGATACGTCAATCATTGACGCGTTGATTCTCTGTTACTTTGTGAAATTCGGCATCACGCTGAAAGAGATTCTCCAAATGGTCAACCCATGCACCGGGTTCGAATACAAGAGCCCGCGTGACCTTGAACATGTGGGCGAACGGATGACCGTGCTTGCACGGCTCTTCAGCACGAGGGAAGGCTTCACGTCCAGGGAGGATACACTGCCGAAACGGGCGCTCGCCGAGCCAATGACGTCCGGACCGGCAAAGGGGCATGTCCTGGAGCTGGGCAAGCTCAGAAGTGAGTACTACGGCCTCATGGGATGGACTGAAAACGGTATCCCGACTGAAAAACGGTTGGTTGAGCTCGGACTGAAGGAAATCGCCGAGGGCTGA
- a CDS encoding sigma-54 dependent transcriptional regulator codes for MEKPAISILAVDDEESLLHLLKHVLERQGYYVDTAADGRTAITMLQTLPFDLVFLDVMMPDVGGVEVLKFIKNQHLDTEVIMLTAVHDVKTAVECMSLGAYYYVTKPYTPADLVGLVERALERKRLVVQNKAFRRQIAYRALPSSMISENKALLGMLDVAMRSAPTESPVLIQGATGTGKEVVANFIHANSLRKEMPFLVLSCSSIPEKLLESELFGHEKGALQNGAGSRQGLLEIADGGTLFLDEIGELPAKFQPKLLTFLQTGEFRRIGGSKTLKSHVRIISASTKDLEREVRARKFSSDLLGQLNVITLRLPALKDRKDDIPLLVDQFLVDHAGSKQPKKLDEHALETLMNYDWPGNVRELENVIRRAAVVSEENTIGANHLALIRHSRAVRKSTVGASTGGVRVGIKMSLAKLEKAHVKGILKSVAWNERRASRILGISAKMLSSKMKLYKLSKPR; via the coding sequence ATGGAAAAACCAGCCATTTCCATTCTTGCCGTTGATGACGAAGAGAGTCTTCTTCATCTCCTGAAGCACGTGTTGGAACGGCAAGGCTACTATGTTGATACTGCCGCCGATGGCAGGACGGCAATCACGATGTTGCAGACGCTTCCGTTCGATCTCGTATTCCTCGATGTCATGATGCCCGATGTCGGCGGTGTGGAAGTGCTGAAGTTCATCAAGAACCAGCACCTGGATACCGAAGTCATCATGCTCACGGCTGTACATGACGTGAAGACCGCTGTGGAATGTATGAGCCTGGGTGCATATTATTATGTCACGAAACCGTATACGCCGGCCGACCTTGTGGGGTTGGTGGAACGGGCGTTGGAGAGGAAACGACTGGTTGTCCAAAATAAGGCGTTTCGGCGCCAGATCGCGTACCGTGCTCTCCCCTCAAGCATGATCAGCGAGAACAAAGCGCTTCTCGGGATGCTGGACGTGGCGATGCGCTCCGCTCCGACGGAATCACCGGTGCTCATCCAGGGAGCGACAGGCACAGGGAAAGAAGTTGTGGCGAATTTCATACACGCGAACAGCCTGCGGAAAGAAATGCCTTTCCTGGTGCTGAGTTGCTCTTCCATTCCGGAGAAACTCCTGGAGAGCGAACTCTTCGGCCACGAGAAAGGAGCCCTGCAGAATGGCGCGGGTTCCAGACAAGGATTGCTGGAGATCGCTGACGGCGGCACTCTCTTTCTGGATGAAATCGGGGAATTGCCGGCGAAATTCCAGCCGAAACTGCTCACATTCCTTCAGACCGGGGAGTTCCGGAGAATTGGAGGGAGCAAGACGCTGAAATCGCATGTACGGATTATTTCAGCATCGACTAAGGATCTGGAGCGCGAGGTCCGGGCCCGGAAGTTCAGTTCTGATCTTCTGGGGCAACTGAATGTCATCACACTTCGGCTCCCCGCATTGAAGGACCGGAAAGACGACATCCCGTTGCTCGTCGATCAATTCCTCGTCGATCACGCCGGATCCAAGCAGCCCAAGAAACTCGACGAGCATGCTCTCGAGACCCTGATGAACTACGACTGGCCCGGGAATGTGCGGGAGCTGGAGAATGTTATTCGCCGGGCCGCTGTGGTTTCTGAAGAAAATACCATCGGAGCCAATCACCTTGCGCTCATCCGCCATTCTCGTGCGGTCCGCAAGTCTACCGTTGGTGCTTCGACCGGGGGAGTTCGTGTCGGCATCAAGATGTCGTTGGCGAAGCTCGAGAAGGCCCATGTCAAAGGCATCCTGAAGTCGGTTGCCTGGAACGAGCGGCGCGCTTCCAGGATCCTGGGCATCAGTGCAAAAATGTTATCAAGCAAAATGAAACTCTACAAACTTAGCAAGCCGAGGTGA
- a CDS encoding DUF1080 domain-containing protein yields MSITRGMGFRALCAGLLGAAFLLNSLFAQQTQHAGVSPNTLTAKETKDGWRLLFDGKTMNGWRGAYMDSLPKKGWDVRDGMLIVRESGGGEAAFGGDIVTIDEFSDFVLQLEFKLTDGANSGIKYFVTEQQPKTPGSAIGLEYQILDDAKHPDAKLGINGNRTLASLYDLIPAHDKKVNPIGEWNQARIVVKKKNVEHWLNGVKVLEYERGGKEFLAHKAESKFKNRVGFGEAKKGHILLQDHGNTVFYRNVKIRSW; encoded by the coding sequence ATGAGCATCACAAGAGGCATGGGTTTTCGAGCACTGTGCGCGGGTCTTCTGGGTGCAGCTTTCCTGCTGAACAGCCTGTTTGCGCAACAGACACAACATGCAGGAGTTTCCCCCAACACACTGACCGCGAAGGAAACGAAGGATGGCTGGAGACTCCTCTTCGACGGAAAGACGATGAACGGCTGGCGCGGAGCATACATGGACTCGCTGCCGAAGAAAGGCTGGGATGTGCGGGATGGAATGCTGATTGTGCGGGAATCGGGCGGCGGCGAAGCGGCATTTGGCGGGGACATCGTCACGATCGACGAGTTCAGCGACTTTGTGCTGCAGCTTGAATTCAAACTTACCGACGGAGCGAACAGCGGAATAAAGTACTTCGTCACCGAGCAGCAGCCGAAGACGCCCGGGTCGGCGATTGGGTTGGAGTATCAAATCCTCGATGACGCCAAGCATCCGGATGCAAAGCTCGGGATCAATGGAAACAGAACTCTGGCATCTTTGTACGATCTCATACCCGCTCACGACAAAAAGGTGAACCCGATCGGTGAGTGGAACCAGGCGCGTATCGTTGTAAAGAAGAAGAATGTCGAGCACTGGCTCAATGGTGTGAAAGTGCTAGAATATGAGCGGGGCGGGAAGGAATTCCTTGCTCACAAGGCAGAAAGCAAGTTCAAGAACCGAGTCGGTTTCGGCGAGGCAAAAAAGGGACACATTCTCCTACAGGACCACGGTAACACGGTGTTCTATCGGAACGTCAAAATCCGGAGCTGGTAG
- a CDS encoding Gfo/Idh/MocA family oxidoreductase: protein MEKRIAAGLASFGMSGKVFHAPLISHHPRFELRRIVQRSGNDARALYPEVLISQSVDDLVSDRDIDLIIVNVPDRFHYELAKRCLEAGKHVVIEKPMTQTAAQAEELIELAARHQRMLTVFQNRRWDGDFMTVCKVVRSNALGRLVEFESHYDRYRNFIQPDTWKERSEEGTGILTNLGSHMIDQALVLFGMPGAVTAHLRIVRTGGEVDDWYDIRLHYDELTVLLRASYLVKEPGPRYILHGTKGTFIKFGLDPQEEALKKGADPTIPGWGTESVEWFGTMVTENGGITKNAKLQTLPGSYSAFYDGVADCLENGFQPPVRPIEAANVIRVIEAAQESNSRRMTVDMHGRK, encoded by the coding sequence GTGGAGAAAAGAATAGCCGCCGGTCTTGCGTCGTTTGGTATGTCGGGCAAGGTGTTCCATGCCCCCCTCATATCACATCACCCCCGATTTGAACTGCGGCGCATCGTTCAGCGAAGCGGAAATGATGCGCGTGCGCTCTATCCGGAAGTTCTCATCTCTCAATCAGTCGATGACCTTGTAAGTGACCGCGACATCGACCTGATTATCGTTAACGTTCCCGATCGGTTTCACTACGAACTGGCGAAGCGTTGCCTCGAGGCCGGCAAGCACGTGGTGATCGAGAAACCGATGACTCAAACTGCCGCTCAGGCTGAGGAGCTTATCGAGCTCGCAGCACGGCACCAGAGAATGCTCACGGTGTTTCAGAACCGGAGATGGGACGGGGATTTCATGACTGTGTGCAAAGTGGTCCGGAGCAACGCGCTCGGACGCCTCGTCGAGTTCGAATCACATTACGACCGGTACAGGAATTTCATTCAGCCGGATACCTGGAAGGAACGATCGGAAGAAGGAACCGGAATTCTGACCAATCTCGGTTCGCACATGATCGATCAGGCACTTGTGCTGTTCGGGATGCCCGGAGCCGTCACCGCCCATCTGCGCATCGTTCGAACGGGCGGGGAGGTGGACGACTGGTACGACATTCGTCTTCACTATGACGAGCTCACGGTGCTTCTCAGGGCAAGCTACCTTGTGAAAGAACCCGGCCCCCGGTACATTCTCCACGGAACCAAAGGCACATTTATCAAGTTCGGTCTCGATCCCCAGGAAGAGGCGTTAAAGAAAGGAGCCGACCCCACAATCCCGGGATGGGGGACTGAATCAGTCGAGTGGTTTGGGACGATGGTGACAGAAAACGGTGGTATCACGAAAAACGCCAAGCTGCAAACGCTTCCGGGTAGCTACAGCGCCTTTTATGACGGAGTAGCTGACTGCCTTGAGAACGGGTTCCAGCCGCCGGTAAGACCGATTGAGGCGGCGAATGTTATCCGGGTGATTGAAGCCGCACAAGAAAGCAACAGCCGTCGGATGACGGTTGATATGCACGGTCGGAAATAA
- a CDS encoding DUF169 domain-containing protein, whose protein sequence is MESVTAAALNLRHDPVALLWAEAEPEDALQFHHEKWGCVMEMFAQAALGKTVAFDRQSYGCLGGGVGIGFGNLYLNWRGGIDCFYGFFSAGNKGKENAGAIADEIRKTGRKLAVERFLHGEGYVKSPELAKRFVASLPMVDIPSRYVVFKPLSNVDTVKGTPIVVIFIANADQIPTLVSLANYGRGTLDNVVVRAGAGCQSIGILAYHEVEQRGAPSGHRTDGYRG, encoded by the coding sequence ATGGAATCAGTCACCGCTGCGGCCCTCAATCTCAGGCATGATCCTGTTGCACTCCTTTGGGCAGAAGCAGAACCCGAAGATGCCCTGCAATTCCACCATGAAAAATGGGGCTGCGTGATGGAGATGTTTGCACAGGCTGCACTCGGCAAGACCGTCGCATTCGACAGACAAAGCTACGGTTGCCTCGGCGGAGGGGTGGGCATCGGCTTCGGGAACCTCTACCTCAACTGGCGCGGGGGGATCGATTGTTTCTATGGATTTTTTTCGGCGGGAAATAAAGGAAAGGAAAACGCGGGGGCGATAGCCGACGAAATTCGAAAGACCGGGCGGAAACTCGCGGTTGAGCGATTTCTTCACGGAGAAGGATATGTGAAGTCTCCGGAACTGGCAAAGAGGTTTGTGGCATCACTGCCGATGGTAGACATCCCGTCCCGATATGTGGTTTTCAAACCCCTGAGCAATGTGGACACTGTGAAGGGAACTCCGATCGTCGTAATCTTCATCGCGAACGCGGATCAGATACCAACTCTCGTCTCGCTCGCAAACTACGGGCGTGGGACGCTCGACAATGTCGTCGTGCGGGCGGGAGCGGGCTGCCAGAGCATCGGAATCCTCGCGTATCACGAAGTGGAGCAGCGAGGTGCCCCGAGCGGTCATCGGACTGACGGATACCGCGGCTAG